CCCGGCAGGACCCGCGCGTCGGGCCATGGGTTGGCGCAACGGTAGCGCACCCCCGCCACCACGTCCGGATGATCCAGCGGCAAATCGCGCTTGAGAAAGAACGCCTCGACGAAGTTGGGGCGCGTGGCCTTCTCCACGCGCGAGCTGCGGGAAACGTAGCCGTTGACCGGCATGTAGCCCACGTTGTGCTCGTTGCCGCGGACGGCCATCTTCCGGTCCAGCGGTTGGGCGTGGAAGCGGGCGCATTCGGTGAACACGGCGTCGATGAGACGTCGCGGCACCCCGTGTCCGTGGATGTAGTAGAAGCCTACGCGCTCCAGGGCGTCACGCAATTCCGCGGCCAGGGGTTGCAACGCGCCGGGGACGCCGGCCAGGTAACCGGCCAGGTCCAGCACCGGGATGCCGCTCGCGACCGCGGCGTCGAGCGCGGGCTCGCGCAAAGCCTTGGCCATGCCGCTCACCCCGTGGGCAGGACCGGCATGCCCTCGGGCGCGTCGATGGCGAACGCGTTGAGCGAGCATGCAAGACCGACGTAGCCGCCGACGATGCCGGTCAACTCCACCAGCCGCTGATTTCCAAGGCGCTCCCGCAGGGCCGTGAAGGTGGCTTCCGACACGCGGTGCGGCGGCCGCAGCAGCTCCTGCACGTAGCGGACGAAGGGCGCCTCGTCCTCGTTCAGCCCTTCGGGCGCCTTGCCGTCACGGATGGCGGCCACCGCTTCCTCGCGCACCCCGGCGTCCAGTGCGTGGCCGGAGTGGGCGGCCCACTCGTACACACAGTCCATCTCGCGGGCCACCGTGCAGATGACCAGTTCCTTCTCCTTCCGGGGAAAGTCCGAGGTGAAGAGCGAGTATCCCACCAAGTGCGCGGTGCGCGCTGCCACGTCGGGGCAGTGGAGCAGGTTGGCGTAGGGTGCGCTGATGCGCTTCCGGCTCGCCATGATGGAGTCATAGTGGTGGCGCTGGTCCTCGGGTATGGCCTCCCGTTCGGTCAACTCGGGTATGCGGGGCATGCTCGATCCTTCCCTCGGAAACGGCACCCCACCGCCGGTTTCCCGCTTCCGCGGGAATGGCGGAGGGGCGTCGGGCATTCACAGCGCCGGCGTGGTGGCCGGGGGCTTGCGGTGGTGTGTCGCCTGCTCGTAGGCGTAGGCGAACTGGATCATGCGCGCGTCGTCGTAGGGCCTTCCCAGGAAGGTGATGCCTCCCGGGAGGCCGTCCCGGGTGAAACCTCCGGGCGCCACCACCGACGACACGAAGATCAGGAACGTGTTGATGTGCGGCACTCCCCGCATGTTGACCCAAGGCGGCTGGATGCCGTCGCGGATGAGCGTGGGCTGGTGTTCCACCGACTTGTGCACGATGGCGTCGAGCCGGTGGTCGGCCATGACCTTCAACAGGTTTCCCATGAGTTTTTCGCGCGCCAGCAGGTACTGGTAGTGCTTGTCGGCGTCCAGGGGCGCCTTCCAGCGGTTCTGGGCGTTGTAGTGGACCTTGGCGAACTCCGGCGACGCCATGGCGTCCTCGCGCGATTCGAACGGCCGCTTGGCGCTCCTGCCGTAGTACAGCCTGAACGCCTCGTCGGCGTTCTTGGGGTTCCATGAGCGCTGTGCCAGGAGCTCGTTGAGCTGCGGTATCTCCACCGGGTCCACCACCTCGGCTCCGGCGGCCTTGAGGTCCGCCACCGCCTTGTCGAACAGCTCGGTGATCTGGCGAAAATCGTCGGTGTCGGGCTCCGAGGTGTATCCCATGGGCTCCCGCAGGATTCCCAGACGGGCGCCGGCGAGTCCGTTGGTGTCGAGGAAATCGGTGTAGCTCGAAGGGACGCGGCCGACGCCTCGGGCGGTCACCGGGTCCTCGGGGTCGTAGCCCACCATCACGTCCAGCAGCTTGGCCATGTCGGTGACCGTGCGCGCCATGGGGCCCAGGGAGCCGGTCATGTCGGGCCAGCCGTCGTAGACGCCGCCCCGGCTCACCAGCCCGGGCGTGGGGCGCATGCCCGCGACACAGTTCCAGGTGGAGGGCCGGCGGATGGAGGCGTAGCCCTCCTGTCCCACGGCCACGGTGGAAAAGTTGGCGGCCACGGCGCCGCCGGAACCGCCGGAGGAGCCGCCCACCGTACGCTCGATGTCATAGGGGTTGCGGCTGGAGCCGAAGAGCGAGCCGTGGGTGTCGCCGCCGCCCAGCTCGCCCAGGGTGGCCTTGGCCAGGATGATGGCCCCGGCCTTCTTGAGCTGCTCCACCACGAAGCAGTCGTGGTCCGG
This is a stretch of genomic DNA from Deltaproteobacteria bacterium. It encodes these proteins:
- a CDS encoding carboxymuconolactone decarboxylase family protein, which codes for MPRIPELTEREAIPEDQRHHYDSIMASRKRISAPYANLLHCPDVAARTAHLVGYSLFTSDFPRKEKELVICTVAREMDCVYEWAAHSGHALDAGVREEAVAAIRDGKAPEGLNEDEAPFVRYVQELLRPPHRVSEATFTALRERLGNQRLVELTGIVGGYVGLACSLNAFAIDAPEGMPVLPTG
- a CDS encoding amidase family protein, with amino-acid sequence MSNFDVVETTIEAVHKAYESGQLTPRELVQAYIDRIEAYDKNGPALNCIITVNPNALEEADRLGAAPLSGPLHGIPIIFKDQGDAKGMPTTLGSVLFKDYYPDHDCFVVEQLKKAGAIILAKATLGELGGGDTHGSLFGSSRNPYDIERTVGGSSGGSGGAVAANFSTVAVGQEGYASIRRPSTWNCVAGMRPTPGLVSRGGVYDGWPDMTGSLGPMARTVTDMAKLLDVMVGYDPEDPVTARGVGRVPSSYTDFLDTNGLAGARLGILREPMGYTSEPDTDDFRQITELFDKAVADLKAAGAEVVDPVEIPQLNELLAQRSWNPKNADEAFRLYYGRSAKRPFESREDAMASPEFAKVHYNAQNRWKAPLDADKHYQYLLAREKLMGNLLKVMADHRLDAIVHKSVEHQPTLIRDGIQPPWVNMRGVPHINTFLIFVSSVVAPGGFTRDGLPGGITFLGRPYDDARMIQFAYAYEQATHHRKPPATTPAL